A DNA window from Aspergillus nidulans FGSC A4 chromosome V contains the following coding sequences:
- a CDS encoding uncharacterized protein (transcript_id=CADANIAT00002778), whose product MRIVNWVFAALTGFSAISVSQAYWIDPESCSKVEGIESAIEMMNTGEQQLVNPSNEMRRLLENLFGNHSTVHVEKQRRKIQGAISTGGYAGYSGVFFKTRVGIKDRNTALTKPVLDFYDVRFYCDSRRIKKQLSRTKGIRLFNTHTKELLAENYISELLECLTNLAWTMCPYDETENCEITFCPWFLEYGMKRKYKTFSSWWKDKSAVTWAKLATLLDKWITNRYYTPIDLVSLFDKVILHELMHTRGAAGPDKFIPVDVGGRDGYGWKNAKRIAKMVTDLSTDPETLGPEKNADTLALFGSAALMIQKGIEIYDNGSFVEPKEMNEPRFDVWFDELLEEPEFGF is encoded by the exons ATGCGGATTGTCAATTGGGTTTTTGCAGCCCTGACAGGCTTCTCCGCTATCTCAGTGTCCCAGGCCTACTGGATCGATCCGGAATCATGTTCCAAAG TAGAAGGCATCGAGAGCGCCATAGAGATGATGAACACGGGAGAACAGCAGCTGGTGAACCCCAGTAATGAGATGAGAAGGCTTCTGGAAAATCTGTTTGGCAATCACTCCACGGTGCATGTCGAGAAACAGAGACGAAAAATCCAAGGTGCAATTTCTACCGGCGGCTACGCAGGATACTCAG GCGTCTTTTTCAAAACAAGAGTTGGAATCAAAGACCGCAACACTGCCTTGACGAAGCCCGTACTGGATTTTTACGACGTG AGGTTTTACTGCGACTCGCGACGCATAAAGAAACAACTTAGCAGGACAAAAGGCATCAGGTTATTCAACACGCATACCAAAGAACTTCTCGCCGAAAATTACATTTCCGAATTGCTCGAATGCTTAACAAATCTTGCGTGGACTATGTGTCCCTATGACGAGACTGAAAACTGCGAAATCACTTTCTGCCCGTGGTTCCTCGAGTACGGCATGAAGAGAAAATACAAGACGTTCAGCTCGTGGTGGAAAGACAAATCCGCTGTAACTTGGGCCAAGCTTGCTACCTTACTCGATAAATGGATTACAAATCGCTATTATACGCCCAttgatcttgtttctttGTTTGACAAAGTAATTCTTCATGAG TTGATGCATACACGCGGCGCAGCAGGACCAGATAAGTTCATACCTGTAGATGTAGGTGGTCGAGATGGATATG GCTGGAAAAACGCAAAGAGAATCGCGAAGATGGTAACAGACCTCAGCACTGACCCAGAAACATTGGGTCCGGAGAAAAATGCAG ACACCCTGGCTCTTTTCGGATCTGCAGCATTGATGATCCAAAAGGGAATCGAGATCTATGATAACGGGTCATTTGTAGAACCTAAGGAGATGAATGAGCCGCGGTTTGATGTTTGGTTCGACGAGCTTCTAGAGGAGCCAGAATTTGGATTCTGA
- a CDS encoding uncharacterized protein (transcript_id=CADANIAT00002779) has translation MADEDTRNTSMLELNETVKLNEGENGETNGPVHPRKGMPEWKWKGTLAVILLQTIISGYDVSNVANIQARLYETFGNIELLPWVGLSYSLANFALISLSRKILFVCNMRWVYIASVVIFMVGAAVGGAAPSIQAVIVGRIIMGIAGAIVYQRYPLIYRSLLSAINADISSNMTFVSVFATPAEQPQIFGLLGAIWAAGLVVGGPIGSALASNPNTTWRWAFYMNLPWVGLSLVLTIVCFPSQYFGPDIPVLQRIRKIDPVGVLLNAASTVLFAVALQFSGPIWSWDSGATIAVWIVFGVVTIAWIVQQCFCIFTTPEERSLPLHLLKRLDLVPLFVASGCAGASYAVTLYYTPLFFAFSRGHDAMEQTVRILPFILVFIITVFLVGGTVLPRLGRYNLIYYVSGLTMTAGGAALAATMSASTSESQIMGLGALIGVGLGCSFQHGIGISNVINRDGSPQDRVDSALLFNMSQMGSITIVLVIAGAIFHNVGFSLLDKAIGDRGYSESDLREALAGVSSVVWQSRDPEVVRRGIEAVSTVLAREFYLVVASGALCLVCAAAMKWEKLDYGRKP, from the exons ATGGCAGACGAAGATACGCGCAACACCAGCATGCTGGAGCTGAACGAGACTGTAAAGCTGAACGAAGGCGAGAATGGAGAAACAAATGGCCCTGTACACCCACGGAAAGGAATGCCGGAGTGGAAATGGAAGGGCACCCTTGCGGTCATCTTGCTGCAGACTATTATTAGCG GGTACGATGTTAGCAATGTCGCGAATATCCAAGCTCGCCTGTATGAGACCTTTGGAAATATCGAGCTTCTGCCCTGGGTGGGTCTGTCGTACAGTTTGGCCAACTTTGCGCTTATCTCGCTGTCCCGCAAGATCTTGTTTGTTTGCAACATGCGCTGGGTATACATTGCTAGCGTGGTGATATTCATGGTCGGTGCTGCAGTGGGCGGAGCGGCGCCGAGCATCCAGGCTGTCATTGTTGGGCGAATCATCATGGGCATCGCCGGCGCCATCGTCTACCAAAGGTATCCGCTCATTTATCGTTCCTTACTGAGCGCGATCAATGCTGATATTTCCAGTAACATGACGTTTGTCTCAGTGTTCGCCACTCCGGCTGAGCAGCCCCAAATTTTTGGCCTGCTAGGCGCCATCTGGGCCGCCGGGCTGGTCGTTGGAGGGCCTATTGGGTCTGCTCTGGCGTCGAACCCAAACACTACCTGGCGATGGGCCTTCTACATGAACTTGCCCTGGGTCGGATTGAGTCTGGTCTTGACCATCGTGTGCTTCCCAAGCCAGTACTTTGGGCCCGACATCCCTGTTCTTCAACGCATCCGCAAGATAGACCCTGTCGGCGTCCTTCTAAACGCCGCCTCCACCGTGCTCTTTGCCGTAGCCTTGCAGTTCTCCGGCCCAATCTGGAGCTGGGATTCCGGTGCCACGATTGCAGTCTGGATCGTCTTTGGGGTCGTCACCATCGCCTGGATTGTCCAGCAATGTTTCTGCATTTTCACCACGCCCGAGGAGCGCTCGTTGCCCCTACACCTTCTCAAGCGCCTCGACCTAGTCCCACTGTTCGTGGCGTCCGGCTGCGCGGGCGCCTCCTACGCCGTCACGCTATACTACACgccgctcttcttcgccttctcccgcGGTCACGATGCCATGGAGCAGACAGTCCGTATTTTGCCATTCATTcttgtcttcatcatcactgtcTTCCTTGTCGGAGGTACCGTCCTCCCCCGTCTGGGGCGCTACAATCTCATCTACTATGTCTCCGGCCTCACCATGACCGCTGGCGGAGCGGCACTGGCAGCCACAATGTCGGCATCCACTTCAGAGTCCCAGATCATGGGATTGGGGGCTCTGATCGGCGTCGGGCTAGGCTGTTCCTTCCAGCATGGCATTGGTATTTCTAATGTCATCAACCGCGACGGTAGCCCGCAGGACCGCGTTGACAGCGCGCTGCTATTCAACATGTCTCAGATGGGCTCGATTACGATAGTCCTCGTCATTGCCGGCGCAATCTTCCATAATGTCGGCTTCTCTTTGCTAGACAAGGCGATTGGCGATCGGGGATACTCGGAGAGCGATCTGCGCGAGGCACTGGCGGGTGTTTCCTCGGTGGTCTGGCAATCGAGGGATCCCGAGGTGGTCAGGCGCGGAATTGAAGCCGTTTCAACAGTTCTTGCAAGGGAGTTCTACTTGGTCGTGGCGTCGGGTGCGCTCTGCCTGGTGTGCGCGGCGGCGATGAAGTGGGAGAAGTTGGATTATGGCCGTAAGCCGTAA
- a CDS encoding putative D-lactate dehydrogenase (cytochrome) (transcript_id=CADANIAT00002780) codes for MRLSAEIRHAVRSLSRAANQRRLQWCRNSVRNVHTQGVQSGTVGYSNYRSSLWSYAVLEAGMTGLGLISWPLGPRTSVQSEEQPIKYADRTTMLEGVQAIADVLGPDAVTMDEDDIDMHSYTEVSTSHCATRPVAVVRPKNTEEVSSIARICSEYKIPMIPFGGGSSVEGHFTAPYSGLSIDFSQMNQIVAFHEDDMDVVVQPGVNWMDLNREIKDSGLFLPMDPSPTALIGGMVATNCSGTNAVRYGTMKDWVINLTVVLADGSIIKTRHRARKSSAGYNLTGLFTGSEGTLGMITEITLKLAPIPEKQSVAVATFQSIREAVACASKIIRQGIPIAALELMDEVQMQVLNRNGGAGGRMWREEPTLLLKFAGTSQSIDADIGRVQRIIPEEGGKSFEFARTEAEKGNLWAARKEAVWAMLAQRPEGTQLWSTDVAVPLSRTPEIIDLSKKECEGLGLFSSILGHVRDGNFHQAVVYDPSSPTQTQIVQECVRKMVHKAVEMEGTVSGEHGIGLGKKECLLEELGLETVALMRTFKRSLDPKIALISWWGAIYNVPYFC; via the exons ATGCGGTTGTCAGCTGAGATCCGTCATGCTGTGCGCTCTCTCTCTAGGGCAGCCAACCAGCGCCGCTTGCAATGGTGTCGCAATTCCGTCCGGAACGTTCATACTCAGGGTGTCCAATCAGGCACTGTTGGATATTCAAACTATCGATCTAGCTTGTGGTCCTATGCGGTACTTGAAGCTGGCATGACAGGCCTTGGACTGATATCCTGGCCACTCGGACCACGGACGTCAGTCCAGAGTGAGGAGCAGCCGATCAAGTACGCCGACAGAACAACTATGCTCGAG GGTGTTCAAGCTATAGCGGACGTTCTCGGGCCAGACGCAGTGACcatggacgaagacgacATTGATATGCATTCATACACAGAGGTTTCGACATCCCATTGCGCAACAAGACCAGTGGCGGTTGTGAGGCCCAAAAACACTGAGGAAGTCTCCAGCATTGCACGTATATGCTCAGAGTATAAGATCCCGATGA TTCCATTTGGCGGCGGATCCAGCGTCGAGGGCCATTTCACGGCTCCGTATTCCGGACTAAGTATCGATTTCTCCCAGATGAATCAGATAGTTGCCTTCCACGAGGACGA CATGGATGTGGTCGTCCAGCCGGGCGTAAACTGGATGGATCTCAATAGAGAGATCAAGGACAGTGGCCTATTCCTGCCTATGGATCCGAGTCCAACG GCACTTATTGGAGGCATGGTTGCTACGAACTGCAG TGGAACCAACGCAGTCCGATACGGTACAATGAAGGACTGGGTAATCAACCTAACAGTGGTCCTGGCCGATGGCTCTATCATCAAAACTCGCCACCGAGCCCG AAAATCATCCGCTGGCTACAACCTCACCGGCCTGTTCACCGGTTCAGAAGGTACATTGGGGATGATCACAGAGATAACACTCAAACTGGCACCAATTCCTGAGAAGCAGAGTGTTGCTGTAGCTACCTTCCAGTCTATTCGGGAGGCGGTAGCCTGCGCTTCAAAGATCATACGCCAGGGTATCCCCATTGCCGCCTTGGAACTTATGGACGAAGTACAAATGCAAGTTTTGAATCGGaatggtggtgctggtggtagAATGTGGCGGGAGGAGCCCACATTATTGTTGAA ATTTGCAGGCACCAGTCAATCTATAGACGCAGACATCGGACGAGTTCAGAGAATAATCCCGGAGGAAGGGGGGAAGAGCTTTGAATTTGCGCGGACGGAAGCAGAAAAAGGTAATCTCTGGGCTGCTCGCAAAGAAGCTGTTTGGGCGATGTTGGCGCAAAGACCCGAAGGTACGCAGCTATGGTCTACTGATGTTGCTGTGCCGTTGTCGAGGACGCCGGAGATTATTG ATCTATCAAAGAAAGAGTGCGAGGGTCTTGGGCTATTCTCTAGTATTTTGGGACATGTCCGCGATGGGAACTTTCATCAAGCTGTCGTGTATGACCCTAGTAGCCCGACTCAGACCCAGATAGTGCAGGAATGTGTTAGGAAAATGGTGCATAAGGCGGTAGAGATGGAGGGGACGGTTTCG GGCGAACATGGAATTGGGCTAGGCAAGAAGGAGTGTCTGCTTGAAGAACTCGGCCTAGAAACAGTTGCTTTAATGCGGACGTTCAAACGAAGTCTAGATCCCAA GATTGCCTTAATCTCCTGGTGGGGTG CTATATACAATGTGCCATACTTCTGCTAG
- a CDS encoding putative MFS transporter (transcript_id=CADANIAT00002781) encodes MSSDPKVTAEHSECVDMSVKDGSVESCAGMSPRAPVLDDEKNRKLLRKIDMHLMPVVRSLALDCAPDRRRSRPQMCFTYALQYYDKALLSQAAIFGLRTDLGIEDGLKYSWVSLIFYFGYIAGCYPISWLSQKFTVGKVCPIICFLWAVVVLTTPACTNYTGMLVNRFMLGLIESGVSPAFMLCTGMWYTHSEQVFRSSLWYSFIGGSNIVSPLINYGLSHITGGVLHPWQYMYLIAGLATLLWSIILWFVFPGSPHIAKGFSAEERIMVLERVRSNNAGAENRHFKWYQVREALLSYQFWFVFVLSLLSSIGRGAVTTFGSIIFNGMGFSTFQSLLLNMPIGALAFICVLGSGYIGRKVPNSRLYIRAARIIGFYLINFFSSAWVQCIAMGTSNVAGHTKKATMAAATFMGYSLGNIVGPLTFDANDAPRYDPGFRATVICFAICFVLAQVFRALMLAQNKRRNSKYGPPTQEHGLEDLTDRENKSFRYPL; translated from the exons ATGTCGTCCGACCCTAAAGTTACTGCCGAGCATTCCGAATGCGTTGACATGTCTGTCAAGGATGGCTCTGTGGAGAGCTGTGCTGGAATGTCGCCTCGCGCCCCTGTCCTTGACGATGAGAAGAACCGAAAGTTGCTTCGGAAGATTGATATGCATTTGATGCCTGTTGTAAGATCACTCGCCCTTGATTGTGCTCCTGATAGGCGACGCTCACGACCACAGATGTGCTTCACCTATGCACTCCAATACTACGACAAGGCCCTGCTCAGCCAGGCTGCAATCTTTGGACTGAGAACAGATCTCGGCATCGAAGACGGACTTAAGTACTCGTGGGTCTCATTGATCTTCTACTTTGGCTATATCGCTGGTTGCTACCCT ATATCCTGGCTATCACAGAAATTCACCGTCGGCAAAGTCTGCCCTATAATCTGCTTTCTCTGGGCCGTGGTAGTCCTCACCACCCCTGCCTGCACAAACTACACCGGGATGCTCGTAAACCGGTTCATGCTAGGGTTGATCGAGAGCGGCGTCTCGCCAGCCTTCATGCTCTGCACAGGCATGTGGTACACCCACTCTGAACAAGTCTTCCGGTCATCGCTCTGGTACTCGTTCATCGGCGGCTCTAACATTGTCTCCCCACTAATCAATTACGGCCTCAGCCACATCACCGGTGGCGTCCTTCACCCCTGGCAATACATGTACTTGATTGCCGGACTTGCCACACTCCTTTGGTCCATCATCCTCTGGTTCGTCTTCCCCGGAAGTCCTCACATAGCCAAGGGATTCAGCGCGGAAGAACGAATCATGGTTCTTGAACGCGTCCGGTCTAACAACGCCGGTGCTGAGAACCGGCATTTCAAATGGTACCAAGTGCGCGAGGCGCTTCTATCATATCAATTTTGGTTCGTATTCGTCCTCTCGCTTCTCTCGAGCATTGGAAGGGGTGCAGTAACGACATTCGGCTCGATCATCTTTAACGGGATGGGGTTTTCGACCTTTCAATCTCTACTACTGAATATGCCTATCGGTGCCTTGGCCTTTATCTGCGTTCTGGGATCTGGGTATATCGGACGCAAGGTGCCCAATTCGCGGCTTTATATC CGTGCCGCCCGCATTATAGGCTTTTACCTCATtaacttcttctcctcagcctGGGTGCAATGTATCGCCATGGGAACGTCGAATGTAGCCGGCCATACAAAGAAAGCCACCATGGCTGCGGCGACGTTCATGGGCTACTCCCTAGGAAATATCGTCGGGCCTCTCACCTTTGATGC CAACGATGCCCCCCGCTACGACCCAGGGTTCCGTGCCACGGTCATCTGCTTTGCCATCTGCTTTGTTCTCGCCCAGGTATTTAGAGCGCTCATGTTGGCGCAGAATAAAAGGAGGAATAGCAAGTATGGCCCGCCGACGCAGGAACACGGGTTGGAGGACTTGACCGATAGGGAGAATAAGTCGTTTCGGTATCCTCTTTAG
- a CDS encoding uncharacterized protein (transcript_id=CADANIAT00002782): MRLSLIVLLAGTSLVTAWTELHHEPFMNKNIDAIVVPGTYTSHMHTFFGSDAITNVLPTSTELQQGCYSGDNPNDLSVYWIPTLYYVADSTFVEVPIFRFSTYYTNSYSTLAISQDLALISGNASAKTQSEAYRPSNDLEWFCEGSDEHESDIAKMPTSTCTQHLRSTSVSPTASTLISRWDAAENMLVAGRGGYDDEQFIAGAHGDVAVKTSCTPTDADPVNGTSDYYTSLEKMENNSTDVSGTTVDSETGDEDSLTSSTWSSASRPTSSVNGTSGDRKRGKKRLSSERGIGRKSKRAAAKGAHDTVAQYA; encoded by the exons ATGCGTCTCTCTCTGATAGTTCTTTTGGCTGGTACCAGTCTTGTAACTGCCTGGACCGAGCTCCATCATGAGCCTTTCATGAACAAGAACATCGACGCCATTGTCGTTCCAGGCACCTACACCTCGCACATGCACACCTTCTTCGGAAGCGACGCCATCACTAACGTGCTACCTACGTCCACTGAGCTTCAACAGGGCTGCTACAGCGGCGACAACCCAAACGACCTGTCGGTCTATT GGATCCCCACACTGTACTATGTCGCCGACTCTACCTTCGTCGAAGTTCCCatcttccgcttcagcaCCTACTACACAAACAGCTACTCCACCCTTGCAATCTCTCAAGACTTGGCCCTCATCTCCGGCAACGCCTCTGCAAAAACCCAGTCTGAAGCGTACCGCCCCTCTAACGACCTCGAATGGTTCTGCGAGGGCTCTGACGAACACGAAAGCGATATTGCCAAGATGCCCACAAGCACCTGCACCCAACACCTTAGGTCAACCTCCGTTTCCCCAACTGCGTCAACCCTGATATCTCGCTGG GATGCGGCAGAGAATATGCTTGTTGCCGGCAGGGGTGGGTACGATGATGAGCAATTTATTGCTGGCGCGCATGGGGATGTGGCTGTGAAGACTTCTTGCACGCCGACTGACGCAGACCCTGTGAATGGCACGAGCGACTACTATACTAGCCTTGAGAAGATGGAAAATAATAGCACTGACGTGTCGGGGACAACAGTTGATAGTGAGACTGGGGATGAG GACAGTCTGACCAGCTCGACGTGGTCTTCTGCCAGCCGACCCACCAGCAGTGTAAACGGCACTTCTGGTGACCGTAAGAGGGGCAAGAAGCGCCTGAGTTCTGAGAGAGGCATAGGCCGCAAGTCTAAGCGGGCAGCTGCGAAGGGAGCTCATGACACTGTTGCCCAGTATGCGTAA
- a CDS encoding uncharacterized protein (transcript_id=CADANIAT00002783), whose amino-acid sequence MANTTAGGYPDIFKGAIIYSAGSSGNIRNMYQGYTGTYLKVQLYLGSEDTIIGSTAFNTTLAAWAVVLSYGNAPKQVMVEEPEDTRVTYFFGRKLKEIWAEGIGRSVPTQEERDMEWLGFTS is encoded by the exons ATGGCA AATACAACGGCAGGCGGCTACCCGGACATTTTCAAAGGAGCTATAATTTACTCTGCAGGCTCTTCTGGCAACATTCGGAACATGTACCAAGGATATACAGGAACGTATCTAAAAGTACAGCTATATCTGGGATCTGAAGATACTATTATAGGCTCGACAGCCTTCAACACCACACTCGCGGCTTGGGCTGTCGTGTTGAGCTATGGGAACGCGCCTAAACAGGTTATGGTTGAAGAGCCTGAGGACACTAGGGTGACGTATTTTTTTgggaggaagttgaaggaAATTTGGGCGGAGGGGATTGGTCGCTCAGTCCCGACCCAGGAGGAGCGTGATATGGAGTGGTTGGGGTTTACGTCCTAA